The genomic DNA AGTGGCTGGAATTTCTGACATGATGTCAAAAAGGGTGGCGATCTTCTCACGGCGACGCGGGTTGACCAAACCGCGAAGAAATTCCACTCGGACGATGCCAAAAGTGAGGATCTCTCCTGCCCGAACTTGATTCTGGATCTTCGGTCTGAGACCACCCTTCTTGCGGTCCAGATCGATCAATGCCGAGGTATCCAAAAGATATCTCATCCTTTCAGTCCCAAGAATTCTTCCCAGGGGGATAATTGGGCTTGTCCATTTCCCGCATTTTCTTGAGATCATAGTTGGGATCAATGACCGGCTCCTCCAGGTCCTCGTCCTCATCCGCCGAGAAGACCCAATCAAGTTTGGCCTGCCGCTCCGCCTCGGTCAGCGCGTGATCGATCGCTTCCTTGCGCGTTTTGAAGCCGCGCAGTTCCATCAGGCTCCTCAGCTTGCTCTCATCGATATCAATGGTGGTCTTCATCGACGGACGATAAATACGGTTTTCACACCCTTACTCCATTTCCTTACTCCAGGCAAACGGTGGAATCCCTCCACTTTCCGCTAGAACGGGCCCTCGGAATTGCCTAGGCTCTCTCCGTGCTCTCTTCTCGCATTTCCGGCTGTCTCTGGGGGGCGGTCATTGGCGATGCCCTGGGAGTGCCGGTCGAATTCGAGCCTCGCTCGAAACGAGAGGCCGACCCGGTCCGCGAGATGCGCGGCTTCGGGACCCATCGGCAGCCACCGGGGACCTGGTCGGACGACTCCAGCCTCCTGCTGACCACGGTCGAAAGCCTTCTCGCCTTCAAGAGCCTGGATCCTCGCAACCTCGGAGAGCGCTTCGTCAAATGGGCCCATTATGGCAACTGGAGTCCCCACGGCCAGGCCTTTGACATCGGGACCACGACCCGCAGCGCCATCGAGCGAATCGCCGAGGGCACGCCTGCCCACCAAGCCGGAGCCAGGGATGAGCAGAGCAATGGCAACGGCTCCCTCATGCGGATCGCCCCGATCGCGCTCGCCTTTTGGAGCGAAGCGCCCCAGCTCGTGATCGAGAGCGCCTCCCTCGCCAGTTCCCTCACCCATCGGCATCCTCGCAGCCGCGCTGCCTGCGCCTGGTTTTGCCTTCTGCTCCGAGAACTGCTCACAGGACAGGCCTCACTCCCTCAGGCCCTGCTGGACACTCGGATGGCCTTTCTCCAACACGCGCCCTCCGAGCTCAAGGCGGAGTACGATCACTTCCAGCGCCTACGCGACCCGGAAGCCCTCACCAACCTGCCCCAAGACCAGGTCCAAAGCACGGGCTACGTCCTCTCGAGCTTGGAGGCCGCCCTCTGGTGCGCTCTCCGCGCCTCGGACTACACCGAGGCCGTTCTCTTGGCTGTCAATCTGGGCGACGATACCGACACCACCGCCTGCATCGCGGGAGCCCTGGCAGGTTGCCTGCACGGAATCGATACAATTCCCAATCGCTGGTCGAAGCCCATCGCGCGTCGCCGGGACGTCGGGCAGCTCATTGAAAGAGCCGCCGCCACCTGGGATCGGCCCGCAGGAGCTGCCTAATACCAAAGGCATCGGGGCCCTCGTCCGCCCGCTAGGAATCAGCAATCGGCAATCTACCACTCGCCTGCTGGAACCGGCAGCTTGGCATCACAAATCAATGACATACCCTCCCCCCATGGAAACCGCGGCCGCCTCTCCCAAGTGAACCCAGCGCAGCTCATAGCGCGGCCCCCAAGAATCACTCACAGCGATCTCCTCCGTGGCCGCATTGTAGCCGACAATCATGCAAATGTGATAATTGGTCTCTGGGTGGAGGTCTCCGGACTCGACATTGGCTTCCATCTCGGCGGAAACCATTTCGGCCCAAGCCGACCAATCACTGATACTCTCGCGAGCCACGGTGCGTTCGTTGGCGATTTGGTTGTAGCGATCCAAACTTGCCATATGCCAAAGAATGGGAACGCCTTTGTCAATGTAGCGAGCAATGAGGGAAAGCTTGAACCTCTCCAAATCGAGGTCCCGCACGCGACGCGCTTTGCTGGAGACTTCCGACTTCACGGCATCCACGAGAATGCTGGTGACCGTCCCTCCTCCGGCATCGCTCTGCCCAGCTTGCGCTAAAAGATACATGTCAGCCGGAATGGCCATGTAGCGCATGGCCCGCTCGAAGGTCGCGGGCACGCAATAGCCCTTCGGGCCCTGGTCCACCATGGGGATATTGGCCAAGACGACGTCCCCATTCTCCTGCCGAAGGACATTCCTTTCGAGGCGGGCACGCAGAACTTGGTCGCTGGTCAGGCCCGAGCGGCCACTGCTATCGGCCTGCTCCGTGGGGACGATGGTCAGACCGACGTATTCCTGCTCCACATGGCTCAAGAGAAAGGCATGCCCTTGGAAATCCCAGCGGCGCACCGTCCGCCGGGTGCTGCCCTCTCCGAAGCGTTGGGACTCGCCCTCGGCCAGAATCGAACTGAGCTGCTTGGCAATCCTCTCTTCGGCCGAAGCCATCGCTTCCTCGAGCGAACCAGCTTCATCGCTCACTTGGCCGGCCGCAAAGTGATCCTCGCCGCTGCCGGCGGCGGCATAGAAATCCCCCTTGTTCGCATAAACCAGGGAGAAGCGATCCGGATGCCCGTCCTCCCCGGCATAGACCACCGCCGAGTAGAGCCGTGAACTCAGAAAACGTTCCTTGGGCCCCGGATAACGGCGGAAGCTGCTGGAATATTTGGTCTCGGACTCTGG from Verrucomicrobiota bacterium includes the following:
- a CDS encoding PIN domain-containing protein, which produces MRYLLDTSALIDLDRKKGGLRPKIQNQVRAGEILTFGIVRVEFLRGLVNPRRREKIATLFDIMSEIPATSALWRLATQLAWDMDRKGRPIPATDISIAAAALSAGVRLVSPDAHFREIPGLEVLPELPLS
- a CDS encoding type II toxin-antitoxin system VapB family antitoxin, which gives rise to MKTTIDIDESKLRSLMELRGFKTRKEAIDHALTEAERQAKLDWVFSADEDEDLEEPVIDPNYDLKKMREMDKPNYPPGKNSWD
- a CDS encoding ADP-ribosylglycohydrolase family protein, which encodes MLSSRISGCLWGAVIGDALGVPVEFEPRSKREADPVREMRGFGTHRQPPGTWSDDSSLLLTTVESLLAFKSLDPRNLGERFVKWAHYGNWSPHGQAFDIGTTTRSAIERIAEGTPAHQAGARDEQSNGNGSLMRIAPIALAFWSEAPQLVIESASLASSLTHRHPRSRAACAWFCLLLRELLTGQASLPQALLDTRMAFLQHAPSELKAEYDHFQRLRDPEALTNLPQDQVQSTGYVLSSLEAALWCALRASDYTEAVLLAVNLGDDTDTTACIAGALAGCLHGIDTIPNRWSKPIARRRDVGQLIERAAATWDRPAGAA